The following coding sequences lie in one Yoonia sp. G8-12 genomic window:
- a CDS encoding DMT family transporter has product MPVLSDNIRGALLMMGAMCAYTLNDAFMKSLADEIPLFQAIFIRGLGAILFLTFMCKVLGQLRFAFPARDWGLVILRTAGEIGGTYCFLTALFNMPIANVSAILQVLPLSVALAAALFLREPLGWRRLSAIAVGFCGVLLIIQPGGADFSAYSLYALGAVVCVTVRDITVRRMSRNVPSVFVALVAAIGVTGLGAVGSLFVEWQLITTLSGLQMAGATGFLIFGYIASVSAMRFGEIGFVAPFRYTSLLVALVLGVLVFAEWPNTLALAGGAIVVATGLFTLYREAKLQIRNRMVPDRIR; this is encoded by the coding sequence ATGCCGGTGCTTTCTGACAATATTCGCGGCGCGCTTCTGATGATGGGGGCAATGTGCGCTTACACGCTTAACGATGCTTTCATGAAGTCGTTGGCGGATGAGATTCCGTTGTTTCAGGCGATCTTTATCCGTGGGCTGGGGGCGATCTTGTTCCTTACGTTCATGTGCAAGGTGCTGGGGCAGCTTCGTTTTGCGTTCCCGGCGCGGGATTGGGGGCTTGTGATCCTGCGCACGGCGGGCGAGATCGGTGGCACCTATTGCTTTCTGACCGCGCTTTTCAACATGCCAATCGCCAATGTCAGCGCGATTTTACAGGTCTTGCCGCTTTCCGTCGCCTTGGCCGCCGCGCTGTTCCTACGGGAGCCTCTGGGCTGGCGCAGGCTTTCGGCGATTGCTGTCGGCTTTTGTGGTGTTCTCTTGATCATCCAACCCGGCGGCGCGGATTTCAGCGCCTATAGCCTTTATGCGCTGGGGGCGGTGGTCTGTGTAACAGTGCGTGACATTACAGTCCGTCGGATGTCGCGCAATGTGCCGTCTGTCTTTGTTGCCCTTGTGGCGGCGATCGGCGTGACGGGGCTGGGCGCTGTCGGGTCCCTTTTTGTCGAATGGCAGCTCATAACCACGCTTTCGGGCCTGCAAATGGCTGGCGCGACCGGGTTTTTGATTTTTGGTTATATCGCCTCTGTCAGCGCCATGCGTTTTGGAGAAATCGGGTTTGTGGCCCCGTTCCGGTATACCAGCCTTCTGGTGGCGCTGGTTCTTGGCGTGCTGGTGTTTGCAGAATGGCCCAATACGCTGGCGTTGGCTGGTGGCGCGATTGTCGTCGCAACGGGGCTCTTTACACTCTACCGCGAAGCCAAGCTGCAGATCCGGAACAGGATGGTTCCGGACCGGATCAGATAG
- the rpsL gene encoding 30S ribosomal protein S12: MPTIQQLIRKPRQPKVTRSKSLHMEGCPQKRGVCTRVYTTTPKKPNSAMRKVAKVRLTNGFEVISYIPGESHNLQEHSVVLIRGGRVKDLPGVRYHILRGVLDTQGVKDRKQRRSKYGAKRPK, from the coding sequence ATGCCAACGATTCAGCAGCTGATCCGCAAGCCGCGCCAGCCAAAAGTCACACGATCCAAGTCGCTCCACATGGAGGGATGCCCACAGAAACGCGGTGTTTGCACACGTGTTTATACAACGACACCAAAGAAGCCAAACTCGGCGATGCGTAAGGTTGCCAAAGTGCGCCTGACAAACGGCTTTGAGGTCATCTCTTACATCCCCGGTGAAAGCCACAACCTTCAGGAACACTCTGTGGTTCTGATCCGCGGCGGCCGTGTAAAAGACCTTCCAGGCGTCCGTTACCACATTCTGCGCGGTGTGCTTGATACCCAAGGTGTCAAAGACCGTAAGCAGCGTCGTTCCAAGTACGGCGCGAAGCGTCCTAAGTGA
- the rpsG gene encoding 30S ribosomal protein S7 codes for MSRRHAAEKREVLPDAKFGDIVLTKFMNNLMVDGKKAVAERIVYNAFDRVEDKIKKSPVEVFHECLENIKPSVEVRSRRVGGATYQVPVEVRPERREALAIRWLIAAAKKRNENTMEERLAGELMDAVNGRGTAVKKREDTHKMADANKAFSHYRW; via the coding sequence ATGTCACGTCGTCACGCCGCTGAAAAACGCGAAGTTCTGCCAGACGCAAAGTTTGGCGATATCGTTCTGACAAAGTTCATGAACAACCTGATGGTTGACGGCAAAAAAGCTGTCGCCGAACGCATCGTCTACAACGCATTCGATCGCGTTGAGGACAAGATCAAGAAGTCCCCTGTTGAGGTCTTCCACGAGTGCCTTGAGAATATCAAACCATCCGTCGAAGTGCGCTCGCGCCGCGTCGGTGGTGCGACATATCAGGTACCTGTCGAAGTGCGCCCCGAGCGCCGCGAAGCACTGGCAATTCGCTGGCTGATCGCCGCTGCGAAAAAGCGCAACGAAAACACCATGGAAGAGCGCCTTGCTGGCGAGCTGATGGATGCGGTCAACGGCCGCGGCACAGCCGTGAAAAAGCGCGAAGACACCCACAAGATGGCCGACGCGAACAAAGCGTTCAGCCACTACCGCTGGTAA
- the fusA gene encoding elongation factor G — protein MARDYPLELYRNFGIIAHIDAGKTTCSERILFYTGKSHNIGEVHDGAATMDWMEQEQERGITITSAATTTFWERTETGTEPDSPKHRMNIIDTPGHVDFTIEVERSLAVLDGAVCVLDANAGVEPQTETVWRQADRYKVPRMVFVNKMDKIGADFFKCVEMIEDRTGARAIPISFPIGAEDQLEGLVDLVTMEEWLWQGEDLGASWIKAPIRESLQAQAAGWREKLIEAAVEQDDDAMEAYLEGNEPDVKKLREMIRKACLSLSFVPVLGGSAFKNKGVQPLLNAVVDYLPSPLDVIDYMGFKPGDETETRSIPRRADDNMAFSGLAFKIMNDPFVGSLTFTRIYSGKLAKGDTMLNSTKGNKERVGRMMMMHSNNREEISEAFAGDIIALGGLKNTTTGDTICDPSDPVVLETMTFPEPVIEIAVEPKTKADQEKMGIALQRLSAEDPSFRVETDLESGQTIMKGMGELHLDILVDRMKREFKVEANIGAPQVAYRETIGHEVEHTYTHKKQSGGSGQFGEVKMIISPTEPGEGFSFESRIVGGSVPKEYIPGVEKGIRSVMDNGPLAGFPVIDFKVALIDGKFHDVDSSIMAFEIAARMCMREGMRKAGAKLLEPIMKVEVVTPEEHTGGIIGDLTSRRGMVQGQDTRGNAIVIDAMVPLANMFGYINTLRSMSSGRAQFTMQFDHYDPVPSNISEEIQAKYA, from the coding sequence ATGGCACGTGACTACCCCCTCGAACTGTATCGCAACTTTGGCATTATCGCGCACATCGACGCCGGTAAGACCACCTGTTCCGAGCGCATCCTGTTTTACACAGGCAAATCCCACAACATCGGTGAGGTGCACGACGGTGCGGCCACTATGGACTGGATGGAGCAAGAGCAGGAACGTGGCATCACGATCACGTCCGCTGCGACAACCACATTCTGGGAGCGCACAGAAACCGGTACGGAGCCCGATAGCCCCAAGCACCGTATGAACATCATCGACACGCCCGGCCACGTTGACTTTACAATCGAAGTTGAGCGTTCGTTGGCTGTGCTTGACGGTGCCGTCTGTGTTCTTGACGCCAACGCTGGTGTTGAGCCGCAGACTGAAACTGTGTGGCGTCAGGCCGACCGCTACAAAGTTCCGCGTATGGTTTTTGTCAACAAGATGGACAAAATCGGCGCTGACTTCTTCAAGTGTGTCGAAATGATCGAAGACCGGACCGGCGCCCGCGCGATTCCTATCTCGTTCCCGATTGGCGCGGAAGACCAGCTCGAAGGTCTTGTTGATCTGGTGACCATGGAAGAGTGGCTTTGGCAGGGTGAAGACCTTGGCGCCTCGTGGATCAAAGCACCGATCCGTGAGAGCCTGCAGGCACAAGCTGCGGGATGGCGCGAAAAGCTGATTGAAGCGGCTGTTGAGCAAGACGACGACGCGATGGAAGCCTACCTTGAAGGCAACGAACCAGACGTCAAGAAGCTGCGCGAAATGATCCGCAAGGCTTGTTTGTCGCTTTCTTTCGTTCCTGTTCTGGGTGGTTCTGCGTTCAAAAACAAAGGTGTTCAGCCATTGTTGAACGCGGTTGTGGACTATCTGCCAAGCCCGCTTGATGTCATCGACTACATGGGCTTTAAGCCCGGCGACGAGACAGAAACACGCAGCATCCCACGTCGTGCGGATGACAACATGGCGTTTTCTGGTCTGGCATTCAAAATCATGAACGACCCGTTTGTGGGCTCTTTGACGTTTACACGGATCTACTCCGGTAAGCTTGCCAAGGGTGACACGATGCTCAACTCCACCAAGGGGAACAAAGAGCGTGTCGGTCGTATGATGATGATGCACTCGAACAACCGTGAAGAAATCTCTGAGGCCTTCGCGGGTGACATCATCGCGCTGGGTGGTCTGAAGAACACAACAACAGGTGACACGATCTGTGATCCGTCCGATCCGGTTGTTCTGGAAACAATGACCTTCCCGGAGCCGGTGATCGAAATCGCGGTCGAGCCAAAGACAAAGGCCGACCAAGAGAAGATGGGCATCGCGTTGCAGCGTTTGTCTGCCGAGGATCCATCCTTCCGTGTGGAAACTGATCTTGAATCCGGTCAGACCATCATGAAGGGCATGGGCGAATTGCACCTCGACATTCTTGTCGACCGCATGAAGCGCGAGTTCAAAGTCGAAGCCAACATCGGTGCGCCGCAAGTGGCCTACCGTGAGACAATCGGCCACGAAGTTGAGCACACCTATACCCACAAGAAGCAATCTGGTGGTTCTGGTCAGTTCGGCGAAGTGAAAATGATCATCTCTCCGACAGAGCCGGGCGAAGGTTTCTCGTTCGAGAGCCGCATCGTTGGTGGTTCGGTGCCGAAGGAATACATCCCCGGTGTTGAAAAAGGCATCCGGTCCGTCATGGATAACGGCCCATTGGCTGGCTTCCCTGTGATCGACTTCAAGGTGGCTTTGATCGACGGTAAGTTCCACGATGTTGACTCATCCATCATGGCGTTCGAAATCGCGGCCCGTATGTGTATGCGTGAAGGCATGCGCAAAGCTGGCGCGAAACTGCTCGAACCGATCATGAAGGTAGAAGTTGTGACACCGGAAGAACACACCGGCGGGATCATCGGCGACCTGACATCACGCCGCGGCATGGTGCAGGGTCAGGACACACGCGGCAACGCGATTGTCATCGACGCGATGGTGCCCTTGGCGAACATGTTCGGCTACATCAACACGCTGCGTTCCATGTCTTCGGGCCGCGCGCAGTTTACGATGCAGTTTGACCACTACGATCCAGTGCCAAGCAACATCTCTGAAGAGATCCAGGCGAAATACGCATAA
- the tuf gene encoding elongation factor Tu — MAKEKFERNKPHVNIGTIGHVDHGKTTLTAAITKYFGDFKAYDQIDGAPEEKARGITISTAHVEYETEARHYAHVDCPGHADYVKNMITGAAQMDGAILVVNAADGPMPQTREHILLGRQVGIPYMVVYMNKVDQVDDEELLELVEMEIRELLSSYDYPGDDIPVIPGSALAALEGRDPEIGEESIKKLMAAVDEYIPTPARAVDLPFLMPIEDVFSISGRGTVVTGRIERGVINVGDEIEIVGIKDTKKTTCTGVEMFRKLLDSGEAGDNVGVLLRGIDREGVERGQILCKPKSVNPHTKFEAEAYILTKEEGGRHTPFFANYRPQFYFRTTDVTGTVMLPEGTEMVMPGDNLKFNVELIAPIAMEDGLRFAIREGGRTVGAGVVSKIVE, encoded by the coding sequence ATGGCTAAGGAAAAGTTTGAACGTAATAAGCCGCACGTGAACATTGGCACAATTGGCCACGTTGACCACGGCAAGACGACGCTGACCGCTGCGATCACGAAGTACTTTGGTGACTTCAAGGCATATGACCAGATTGATGGCGCGCCCGAAGAGAAAGCCCGTGGGATCACGATCTCGACTGCGCACGTCGAGTACGAGACAGAAGCACGCCACTATGCGCACGTCGACTGCCCCGGCCACGCTGACTACGTCAAGAACATGATCACCGGTGCCGCCCAGATGGACGGCGCGATCCTGGTTGTGAACGCGGCCGACGGCCCGATGCCACAGACCCGCGAGCACATCCTGCTCGGCCGTCAGGTTGGTATCCCGTACATGGTTGTTTACATGAACAAGGTCGACCAGGTTGACGACGAAGAGCTGCTGGAACTGGTGGAAATGGAAATCCGCGAGCTGCTGTCCTCTTATGACTATCCTGGCGACGACATTCCTGTGATCCCGGGCTCTGCTCTGGCCGCACTGGAAGGCCGTGATCCCGAGATCGGCGAAGAGTCGATCAAAAAGCTGATGGCCGCTGTTGATGAGTACATCCCGACACCTGCACGTGCGGTTGACCTGCCGTTCCTGATGCCAATCGAGGACGTGTTCTCGATCTCTGGCCGTGGTACTGTTGTGACCGGCCGGATCGAGCGCGGCGTGATCAACGTGGGCGACGAGATTGAAATCGTCGGTATCAAGGACACCAAGAAGACGACCTGCACAGGCGTTGAGATGTTCCGCAAGCTGCTGGATTCCGGTGAAGCTGGCGACAACGTGGGTGTCCTGCTGCGCGGTATCGACCGTGAGGGCGTTGAGCGTGGTCAGATTCTTTGCAAGCCAAAGTCTGTGAACCCGCACACCAAGTTCGAAGCCGAGGCCTATATCCTGACCAAGGAAGAGGGTGGTCGTCACACACCATTCTTCGCGAACTACCGTCCACAGTTCTACTTCCGCACAACAGACGTGACTGGCACAGTCATGTTGCCTGAGGGCACCGAGATGGTGATGCCGGGCGACAACCTGAAGTTCAACGTCGAGCTGATCGCCCCAATCGCGATGGAAGACGGCCTGCGCTTTGCGATCCGCGAAGGCGGCCGCACCGTCGGCGCCGGCGTTGTGTCGAAGATCGTCGAGTAA
- a CDS encoding PIN domain-containing protein has protein sequence MTTLYRILIDTCIWLDLAKSYRSAPLVHALFEMCNNAELEIIVPDIVLEEFARNKDRISSEATKSLQTHVRLVKQAIPSHAVGDQQRNALVSLDDIDFTAAVGSSPSIVAQVEELMSHPENINIETTTFHRSRAALRGLEKQAPFHRDTNNIADAILFEVYDELRLGKAREHIAFGFASTNFRDFSDPRGDNRLPHPELAYAFSEKSLFITDIAKFVQDVSPDLLNDFDLHHGLAPDFRSLSDLMLEEEKLTDMIWYSRHMARRAAIENGNIKVLADQDYSRDPYRPGEILDTVWEGALAAAKEVELRYGLENLGPWDDFEWGMLNGKLSAIRWMLGYDWDMLDT, from the coding sequence ATGACTACGTTGTATCGCATTCTTATTGATACCTGCATTTGGCTTGATCTAGCTAAGAGCTACAGGTCTGCCCCGCTGGTCCATGCACTATTTGAAATGTGCAATAATGCTGAACTTGAGATCATTGTCCCTGACATTGTTTTGGAGGAGTTTGCGCGGAACAAAGACCGGATTTCATCAGAAGCTACGAAGTCGTTGCAAACTCATGTTAGATTAGTGAAGCAAGCCATTCCAAGCCATGCTGTCGGGGATCAGCAGCGGAATGCCCTTGTATCTCTTGACGATATTGACTTCACCGCAGCTGTGGGCAGCAGTCCCAGTATAGTAGCACAAGTAGAAGAATTGATGTCTCACCCCGAGAACATCAACATCGAAACCACGACCTTTCATCGCTCTAGGGCAGCTTTGCGCGGCTTGGAAAAACAAGCACCCTTTCATCGTGACACGAACAATATTGCAGACGCCATTCTGTTTGAGGTCTATGATGAACTCCGGTTAGGGAAAGCGCGAGAGCATATTGCGTTTGGTTTCGCCTCAACTAACTTTAGGGACTTCAGTGACCCGAGAGGAGACAATCGACTGCCTCATCCAGAGTTAGCATATGCTTTTTCTGAAAAGTCACTATTTATCACTGACATCGCAAAGTTTGTTCAGGACGTCAGCCCTGACTTGTTGAATGACTTCGATTTACATCATGGATTGGCACCTGACTTCCGTTCTCTCTCTGATCTTATGCTTGAAGAGGAGAAGTTAACCGACATGATCTGGTACTCTCGGCATATGGCAAGGCGAGCGGCTATCGAGAACGGTAATATCAAGGTGCTTGCAGACCAAGATTACTCTCGAGACCCATATAGACCCGGTGAGATACTTGATACCGTTTGGGAGGGTGCCCTCGCTGCAGCCAAAGAAGTCGAACTTCGATATGGATTGGAAAACCTTGGTCCATGGGACGATTTTGAGTGGGGCATGCTAAACGGCAAGCTTTCAGCAATACGATGGATGCTTGGATATGATTGGGACATGCTAGATACCTGA
- the rpsJ gene encoding 30S ribosomal protein S10, protein MAASQNIRIRLKAFDFRVLDASTAEIVSTAKRTGASVRGPIPLPNKIEKFTVLRGPHVDKKSRDQFEIRTHKRLLDIIDPTPQTVDALMKLDLAAGVDVQISV, encoded by the coding sequence ATGGCAGCCAGCCAAAACATCCGTATTCGCCTTAAGGCGTTTGATTTCCGCGTACTTGATGCAAGCACCGCAGAAATCGTCAGCACAGCAAAGCGCACTGGCGCATCTGTGCGTGGACCGATCCCACTTCCAAACAAGATCGAGAAGTTCACTGTTCTGCGTGGTCCGCACGTTGACAAGAAATCCCGCGATCAGTTCGAGATCCGTACGCACAAGCGCCTTCTCGACATCATCGACCCGACACCACAGACAGTTGACGCGCTGATGAAGCTCGACCTGGCTGCCGGTGTTGACGTCCAGATTTCTGTATAA
- the rplC gene encoding 50S ribosomal protein L3, translating to MLRTGLIAKKVGMTRLFMEDGRQIPVTVLSLENLQVVAQRTPETNGYTAVQLGAGNAKAKRTSQAMRGHFAKAKVEPKRKVAEFRVAPENMINVGETLTANHYFEGQYVDVCGTSIGKGFAGAMKRHNFGGLRATHGVSVSHRSHGSTGQCQDPGKVFKGKKMAGQMGSARVTTQNLQVIKTDADRGVIMVKGAVPGSKGGWVTIKDAVKKPTPENVIYPAGLQSMDEEAKRLAEEAAAAAAAEEEAAAKAAAEAEQAALEAAEADAATEAPADDAAPTEGDK from the coding sequence ATGCTCCGTACAGGACTTATCGCAAAGAAAGTCGGCATGACCCGACTGTTCATGGAAGACGGCCGTCAGATTCCTGTTACCGTTCTTTCCCTCGAAAACCTGCAGGTTGTTGCTCAGCGTACGCCTGAGACAAACGGCTACACAGCTGTTCAGCTGGGCGCAGGCAATGCCAAAGCCAAGCGCACGTCGCAAGCGATGCGCGGTCACTTCGCAAAGGCCAAAGTAGAACCCAAGCGCAAGGTCGCCGAGTTCCGCGTTGCCCCTGAGAACATGATCAATGTTGGCGAAACCCTGACTGCGAACCACTACTTCGAAGGTCAGTACGTTGACGTTTGTGGCACATCTATCGGTAAAGGTTTTGCCGGTGCGATGAAGCGTCACAACTTTGGCGGTTTGCGCGCAACACACGGTGTGTCCGTGTCCCACCGTTCGCATGGTTCGACTGGCCAGTGTCAGGACCCAGGCAAGGTTTTCAAAGGCAAGAAAATGGCCGGCCAAATGGGTTCCGCCCGCGTGACCACACAGAACCTGCAAGTCATCAAGACCGATGCTGACCGTGGTGTCATAATGGTCAAAGGCGCCGTTCCCGGCTCCAAGGGTGGCTGGGTCACAATCAAGGATGCGGTTAAGAAACCAACGCCTGAGAATGTGATCTACCCTGCTGGTCTGCAATCCATGGACGAAGAAGCAAAGCGTCTGGCTGAAGAAGCCGCTGCCGCTGCTGCTGCTGAAGAGGAAGCTGCTGCAAAGGCGGCTGCCGAAGCGGAACAGGCCGCACTGGAAGCCGCTGAAGCTGATGCTGCAACTGAAGCCCCGGCAGATGATGCCGCACCGACAGAAGGTGATAAATAA
- the rplD gene encoding 50S ribosomal protein L4, translating to MKADAIKLDGKTAGSVELNDEIFGLEPRKDILHRVVRWQRNKAMAGTHDVLGRSEVSYSTKKIYRQKGTGGARHGSRGAPIFRSGGTYKGPTPRSHAHDLTKKFRKLGLKHALSAKVAAGELVIVDTIDVKDAKTGVLAKMVGALGWKRALIIDGAEVNENFAKAAANITTINVLPSMGANVYDILKSDTLVLTKAGVEALEARLS from the coding sequence ATGAAGGCTGATGCAATCAAACTGGACGGCAAGACAGCCGGTTCCGTCGAACTGAACGACGAAATCTTTGGTCTTGAGCCGCGCAAGGACATCTTGCACCGCGTCGTTCGCTGGCAGCGTAACAAGGCAATGGCAGGTACACACGATGTGCTTGGTCGTTCCGAGGTGAGCTATTCCACCAAGAAGATCTATCGCCAGAAGGGCACCGGTGGCGCACGTCACGGGTCGCGCGGCGCGCCGATCTTCCGTTCCGGTGGTACATACAAGGGGCCAACACCCCGTAGCCACGCGCATGATCTGACAAAGAAGTTCCGCAAGCTTGGTCTGAAGCACGCCCTGTCCGCGAAAGTGGCCGCAGGCGAGCTGGTGATCGTTGACACCATCGACGTCAAAGACGCCAAGACCGGTGTACTGGCCAAAATGGTCGGCGCTCTGGGCTGGAAACGTGCGCTGATCATCGACGGTGCCGAAGTGAACGAAAACTTCGCCAAGGCCGCCGCCAACATCACAACCATTAACGTTCTGCCATCCATGGGCGCGAACGTTTACGACATCCTGAAGTCGGACACACTCGTCCTGACCAAAGCAGGTGTCGAAGCTCTGGAGGCCCGTTTGTCATGA
- a CDS encoding 50S ribosomal protein L23: protein MNAKAEHYDVIRKPIITEKATMASEANAVVFEVAIDANKPMIKEAVESLFGVKVKAVNTSITKGKVKRFRGSLGTRKDVKKAYVTLEEGNTIDVSTGL, encoded by the coding sequence ATGAACGCCAAGGCAGAACACTACGACGTGATCCGCAAGCCGATCATCACCGAGAAAGCAACGATGGCTTCTGAAGCCAATGCCGTTGTTTTCGAAGTGGCAATCGACGCGAACAAACCAATGATCAAGGAAGCTGTTGAAAGCCTCTTTGGTGTAAAGGTCAAAGCGGTCAACACATCGATCACCAAAGGTAAAGTGAAGCGCTTCCGTGGATCCCTGGGCACACGCAAAGACGTGAAAAAAGCCTATGTGACGCTCGAAGAGGGCAACACGATTGACGTGAGCACCGGTCTGTAA
- a CDS encoding Panacea domain-containing protein, whose product MSVHDVAAFVLDELGEMTSMKLQKLVYYAQSWSLVWREEQLFDERFEAWANGPVSPDLYARHRGQFRVSRASIPGDPTRLSDNQKEVIKVVLDFYGNKSAQWLSDLTHLEAPWNIARDRAGVSDGQNCNEEITHADMHEYYSGLQSAAN is encoded by the coding sequence ATGTCTGTTCACGATGTTGCTGCGTTCGTTCTGGACGAGCTCGGCGAAATGACTTCTATGAAGCTGCAAAAGCTTGTCTATTACGCACAGAGTTGGTCTTTGGTTTGGCGAGAAGAACAGCTGTTTGACGAGAGGTTTGAAGCTTGGGCCAACGGTCCTGTTTCTCCAGATTTGTATGCCCGACACCGAGGACAATTCAGAGTCTCTCGGGCTTCGATCCCGGGCGACCCAACCAGACTGAGTGATAATCAGAAAGAAGTCATCAAAGTCGTGCTGGATTTTTATGGTAACAAGTCAGCCCAGTGGCTAAGCGATCTAACACACCTTGAAGCACCTTGGAACATAGCGCGCGATCGCGCAGGAGTGTCTGACGGCCAAAACTGCAATGAAGAGATAACTCACGCTGATATGCATGAGTATTATTCCGGACTACAATCTGCCGCCAACTAA
- the rplB gene encoding 50S ribosomal protein L2, whose translation MALKSYKPTTPGQRGLVLIDRSELWKGRPVKSLTEGLTKSGGRNNTGRITMRRIGGGAKRLYRIVDFKRNKLDMPAVVARIEYDPNRTAFIALIQYEDGTQNYILAPQRLAIGDKVIASAKADIKPGNAMPFSGMPIGTIVHNIEMKAGKGGQIARAAGTYAQFVGRDGGYAQVRLSSGELRLVRQECMATVGAVSNADHSNQNFGKAGRMRHKGIRPSVRGVAMNPIDHPHGGGEGRTSGGRTPVTPWGKDTKGKRTRNKNKASQSLIIRSRHAKKKGR comes from the coding sequence ATGGCACTCAAGTCGTACAAACCGACGACGCCGGGCCAGCGTGGGCTGGTGCTGATCGACCGTTCGGAGCTTTGGAAAGGACGTCCTGTCAAATCCCTTACTGAGGGTCTGACGAAATCGGGCGGCCGGAACAACACCGGACGGATCACCATGCGTCGTATTGGTGGGGGCGCAAAGCGTCTTTACCGCATCGTCGATTTCAAGCGTAACAAGCTGGATATGCCTGCTGTTGTTGCACGGATCGAATATGACCCGAACCGCACCGCATTTATCGCGCTGATCCAGTACGAAGACGGTACACAGAATTACATCCTTGCCCCCCAGCGCCTCGCGATTGGTGACAAGGTGATCGCATCCGCCAAGGCTGACATCAAGCCAGGCAACGCAATGCCCTTCAGCGGCATGCCTATCGGTACGATCGTTCACAACATCGAAATGAAAGCAGGCAAAGGCGGCCAGATCGCCCGTGCAGCCGGTACCTACGCCCAGTTTGTTGGTCGTGACGGTGGCTACGCGCAGGTCCGTTTGTCATCCGGTGAATTGCGCCTCGTACGTCAGGAATGCATGGCCACTGTCGGTGCTGTGTCCAACGCGGACCACTCGAACCAGAACTTCGGTAAAGCAGGCCGCATGCGTCACAAGGGCATCCGCCCATCTGTGCGTGGTGTTGCCATGAACCCGATCGACCACCCGCACGGTGGTGGTGAAGGCCGGACATCTGGTGGTCGGACGCCTGTGACTCCTTGGGGTAAAGACACCAAGGGCAAGCGTACCCGTAACAAGAACAAAGCGTCGCAGAGCCTTATCATCCGCTCGCGTCACGCCAAGAAGAAGGGTCGTTAA
- the rpsS gene encoding 30S ribosomal protein S19 codes for MARSVWKGPFVDAYVLKKAEASRESGRNEVIKIWSRRSTILPQFVGLTFGVYNGKKHIPVNVSEDMIGQKFGEYSPTRTYYGHAADKKAKRK; via the coding sequence ATGGCTCGTTCCGTATGGAAAGGCCCCTTTGTGGATGCCTACGTCTTGAAAAAGGCAGAAGCATCGCGCGAAAGCGGCCGCAACGAAGTGATCAAGATCTGGTCGCGTCGTTCGACAATCCTGCCTCAGTTCGTTGGTCTCACCTTTGGTGTGTACAACGGCAAGAAGCACATCCCTGTTAACGTTAGCGAAGACATGATTGGTCAGAAGTTTGGTGAATATTCGCCAACGCGGACCTACTACGGTCACGCCGCTGACAAAAAAGCGAAGCGGAAATAA
- the rplV gene encoding 50S ribosomal protein L22, translating into MSKDKNPRRVADNEAMAKLRMLRTSPQKLNLVAGLIRGKKVEQALTDLTFSKKRISDDVKKCLQSAIANAENNHNLDVDELVVAEAYVGKNLTMKRGRPRARGRFGKIIKPFAEITIKVRQVEEQS; encoded by the coding sequence ATGAGCAAGGATAAGAATCCCCGCCGCGTGGCCGATAACGAAGCAATGGCAAAACTGCGCATGCTCCGTACGTCCCCGCAAAAGCTGAACCTCGTTGCTGGCCTGATCCGCGGCAAGAAAGTCGAGCAGGCGCTGACTGACCTGACTTTCTCCAAAAAGCGGATTTCGGACGACGTGAAGAAGTGCCTTCAGTCGGCCATCGCCAACGCCGAGAACAACCACAACCTTGACGTCGATGAACTGGTCGTCGCAGAGGCCTATGTCGGCAAGAACCTGACCATGAAGCGCGGTCGCCCTCGGGCCCGTGGCCGTTTTGGTAAGATCATCAAGCCGTTTGCAGAGATCACCATCAAGGTGCGTCAAGTTGAGGAGCAATCATAA